A single genomic interval of Vibrio maritimus harbors:
- a CDS encoding sensor domain-containing diguanylate cyclase, with the protein MSLPKLLLRTFKPLTFALITLLIYLSYQHYERSQALAKSQSQYNVKVASALVWSQIEATFAKVDLLQESIDSNSFDILTNQILANSYLYKSIALYNTKTQYYSNFNDDGLTDSSQASIKWHSFDGFAHRYAVSTLYQKADGFWVFAIKQEQNQSPIEVWFEIDVQHTTQYLANLKTLDNGYVFVIDKMTGQLVFHPNPSRIGTASISYFGGLQDQIEAGETRGQYDYFYNGNLKKSVFSAQNPMGWVFVSGTSQTDILFTSYQISLTAIVILALLLLVFSINYITYQLNEALSELTRAEDIAQFKHDLKIIFDRFTYHKGVQFCLYDAETHYFKTIDFHGNSKSIFHCERLPKVFGSRGLNFLYNNKHDPLAQKLHITGRHYTLALYHQDALIGVIYLKSSFYAFEGLIRAIRDFSEVALANLLLTKKVAMDDALTGLENEWSMRNHIAVSESNDAMFYAVVDINGLKGINEKYGEHIGDSVVVHVADIARRSFPKPKATCIARGQNGCISVLFHTSHIEDAEKQMDWFRQLVEKQPLDVDEGYIKVTVSIGLTQLGGSVDATLSRGVKSLQQAKLKGRNQVYSCKIA; encoded by the coding sequence ATGTCGTTGCCTAAGCTGTTACTTCGCACCTTCAAACCGCTCACTTTTGCGCTTATCACCCTACTGATTTACCTCTCTTATCAGCACTATGAGCGCTCACAGGCGCTGGCCAAGTCCCAGTCTCAATACAATGTGAAGGTTGCCTCTGCCCTTGTTTGGTCACAGATTGAAGCAACCTTTGCCAAGGTTGATTTGCTACAAGAAAGCATTGATTCAAATAGCTTCGATATTCTGACCAATCAAATATTAGCCAACAGCTACTTGTATAAAAGCATCGCACTATACAACACCAAGACGCAATACTATTCTAACTTTAATGATGATGGGCTCACTGATAGCAGCCAGGCCTCAATTAAATGGCACAGTTTTGATGGCTTTGCACACCGATACGCCGTTTCCACACTCTATCAAAAGGCTGATGGATTTTGGGTATTTGCGATAAAACAAGAACAGAACCAGAGTCCGATTGAAGTTTGGTTTGAAATCGACGTACAACATACCACTCAGTATCTCGCTAACCTTAAAACCTTGGACAATGGTTATGTGTTTGTCATTGATAAGATGACGGGACAACTGGTTTTTCACCCTAACCCATCTCGCATTGGCACGGCATCGATTAGTTACTTTGGTGGACTACAAGACCAAATTGAGGCGGGAGAAACGCGAGGGCAATACGATTACTTTTACAATGGAAACTTAAAGAAGAGCGTCTTTAGCGCACAAAACCCAATGGGCTGGGTGTTTGTCTCTGGAACCAGTCAGACAGATATTTTGTTTACCTCCTACCAGATATCATTGACCGCTATCGTCATCCTTGCGCTGCTGTTACTCGTCTTCTCGATAAACTACATCACCTATCAACTGAACGAGGCATTATCTGAGTTGACTCGTGCAGAAGACATCGCACAGTTTAAACATGACTTGAAGATCATCTTCGACCGATTCACCTATCACAAAGGCGTTCAATTCTGCTTATATGACGCTGAGACACACTACTTCAAAACCATAGATTTTCATGGTAACTCAAAATCCATTTTTCATTGTGAAAGACTCCCTAAAGTTTTCGGGTCAAGAGGTCTTAACTTTCTGTACAACAACAAGCATGACCCCCTCGCACAGAAGCTTCATATCACAGGGCGACACTACACTTTAGCTCTCTATCATCAAGACGCACTAATCGGTGTTATCTACCTAAAGAGTTCTTTCTATGCGTTTGAAGGACTCATCAGAGCGATAAGAGACTTTTCTGAGGTCGCACTAGCTAATCTCTTGTTAACTAAAAAGGTGGCGATGGACGATGCCCTCACAGGCCTTGAGAACGAATGGAGTATGCGAAACCATATCGCCGTATCGGAAAGCAACGATGCCATGTTTTACGCCGTGGTTGATATCAATGGTCTTAAAGGCATTAATGAAAAGTATGGCGAACACATTGGAGATAGTGTCGTCGTGCATGTGGCCGATATTGCGCGTAGGAGCTTCCCTAAGCCGAAAGCAACATGCATTGCTAGAGGTCAAAATGGTTGTATTAGTGTGCTATTTCACACTAGCCATATTGAGGATGCTGAGAAACAAATGGATTGGTTTAGGCAACTTGTCGAAAAACAGCCTTTGGATGTCGACGAAGGTTATATA
- the glgX gene encoding glycogen debranching protein GlgX, translated as MTQHQSSPYPLGATLDEYGCNFAIHAPDCETIYLALYDDNNKQQLFPLCEDYAGIKHIHLNGIQAGQRYGFVIETCEERQYIADPYAKALDKALHYVPPFTSEKSFELPACIVVDDAFDWQGVRSPRIPRDEMVLFETHVKGVSKLNPDVPTEQQGTYLGLVSKPMLQFYKEQNINSLQLLPVAACMHEPHLLQMDKVNYWGYNPYVFMAPDPRYANKDAVAELKTTIRELHRAGIEVILDVVYNHTAEGGDNGPVFNLKALDSKFYLRHGEYFANYTGCGNTVDLNYQPALNLVMDTLRYWVQEFKVDGFRFDLAATLGRNGDNFNREAAFFRAVAQDPVLKMTKLIAEPWDIGPNGYQVGNFPFGWNECNDRLRDITRSFWRGDQGYLKEFATRIMGSRDLYSAANWPYKLTVNYITYHDGFTMQDLVSYKHKHNEANGENNRDGHGDNRSHNYGVEGPTDNPVVLATREKQKRNFMATLLFSFGIPHILTADVLSHSQQGNNNAYCQDNELSWLNWEPEEAKTHFKQWLSEMLAARQEYMVPFIRAFSGEKRNDNRIFWSRVDGQLMSMEDWNRLSSVALHIGIGDDGDEMVYLINQTKAPARFTLPNDRSQVWKTICDTHISDAEVGHAEGEILQAPMSMAILHYSANAS; from the coding sequence ATGACGCAACATCAATCTAGCCCTTATCCGCTGGGTGCCACACTAGATGAATACGGCTGTAACTTTGCTATTCATGCACCCGATTGCGAAACTATTTATCTCGCTCTCTATGATGACAACAACAAACAGCAGTTGTTCCCACTTTGTGAAGATTATGCTGGAATCAAGCATATTCACCTTAACGGTATCCAAGCCGGACAACGTTATGGTTTTGTCATAGAAACTTGCGAGGAACGTCAATACATCGCCGATCCATATGCTAAAGCCCTGGATAAAGCCTTACATTACGTTCCACCTTTTACTTCTGAGAAAAGCTTTGAGCTGCCTGCTTGTATTGTTGTTGACGATGCATTTGATTGGCAAGGTGTTCGCTCTCCACGAATCCCACGTGATGAGATGGTGTTATTTGAGACACATGTAAAAGGCGTATCTAAGCTCAACCCTGACGTTCCTACCGAGCAGCAAGGTACTTACCTTGGTTTGGTTAGCAAGCCTATGCTTCAGTTCTACAAAGAGCAAAATATTAACTCGCTACAATTGCTGCCTGTCGCTGCTTGCATGCATGAGCCTCATCTATTGCAAATGGATAAGGTGAACTATTGGGGCTACAACCCTTATGTCTTCATGGCTCCTGATCCTCGTTATGCGAACAAAGATGCGGTAGCTGAGCTTAAAACCACCATTAGAGAGCTTCACCGAGCCGGTATAGAAGTCATCTTAGATGTAGTCTATAACCATACAGCAGAAGGTGGCGATAACGGCCCTGTCTTTAACCTTAAAGCTCTCGACTCCAAATTCTATCTGCGCCACGGTGAGTATTTCGCCAACTACACAGGGTGCGGAAATACCGTTGATTTGAACTATCAGCCAGCTCTTAACTTAGTCATGGATACCCTGAGATATTGGGTTCAAGAGTTTAAGGTTGATGGGTTCCGCTTCGACTTAGCAGCAACCTTAGGTCGAAATGGTGACAACTTTAACCGAGAAGCGGCTTTCTTCAGAGCGGTGGCACAAGATCCTGTTTTGAAGATGACCAAACTAATCGCAGAACCATGGGATATCGGTCCAAATGGTTATCAGGTCGGAAACTTTCCATTTGGTTGGAATGAGTGTAACGATAGGCTGCGCGACATCACTCGAAGCTTCTGGCGAGGTGACCAAGGCTACCTAAAAGAGTTCGCGACTCGTATCATGGGTTCACGTGATCTTTATAGTGCGGCTAACTGGCCTTATAAACTGACCGTCAACTACATTACCTACCACGACGGGTTCACCATGCAAGACTTGGTGTCTTACAAGCATAAGCACAACGAAGCAAACGGTGAAAACAACCGTGACGGGCACGGTGACAACCGCTCGCACAACTATGGGGTTGAAGGTCCGACGGATAATCCAGTCGTACTAGCAACTCGTGAAAAGCAAAAACGCAATTTCATGGCCACCCTTTTGTTTTCATTCGGTATTCCTCATATCTTGACCGCCGATGTGCTATCTCATAGCCAGCAAGGCAATAACAATGCCTACTGTCAGGATAACGAATTGAGCTGGTTGAACTGGGAGCCAGAAGAGGCGAAAACGCACTTCAAGCAGTGGCTGTCTGAGATGCTGGCTGCTCGTCAGGAGTATATGGTGCCGTTTATTCGTGCATTCAGCGGCGAGAAACGTAACGACAACCGTATTTTCTGGAGTCGCGTTGATGGCCAACTGATGAGCATGGAAGACTGGAATCGCTTGAGCAGTGTTGCGCTTCATATTGGTATCGGTGACGATGGCGACGAAATGGTTTACTTAATCAACCAAACCAAAGCGCCAGCGCGCTTTACGCTACCAAACGATCGCTCACAAGTATGGAAAACCATCTGTGATACCCACATCTCTGATGCGGAAGTTGGACATGCTGAGGGGGAAATCCTTCAGGCTCCGATGTCGATGGCTATTCTCCACTACTCTGCCAACGCATCGTAA
- a CDS encoding maltoporin encodes MKKVSVIAAAVVGVLAAGSVSAAEVDYHGYFRAGFGANADGGSQYCYGNGGPTTFGHAVGRLGDECDVYGELALNVNKVWEAQDGGAFNLHTLLAFGSYENGGLDYRGNSFQSIGTDPTDPWNGQRASFREAWADYSMANGMKLWAGNRYYGRKDIHILDMYYVNNSGNGVGIENIDLGFAKFHAAAVQHKWKAPVIDADGTPLEDTQVYSTANTFDLRLTGIETNEGGSMEFILLGAQPSHTDAQEANENNPDGNFGDYGLDKFGVSFTAEHTQGHSLGFNKAAIQISTEGYAWAGFVGNHLGDSYNMETGQEGRKSYRFIDWGVVEGEKWNLGYSFVYAQLDKGTDGEDAKAMSIVARPGYKWSETMSTILEVGYFQQDFGSDWGAEKEDLSKITIAQQWQAGDNFWARPAIRIFASKYQGDLAVEKNDLMFGAQVEAWW; translated from the coding sequence ATGAAAAAAGTAAGTGTAATTGCTGCTGCGGTGGTAGGTGTATTGGCGGCTGGTTCTGTATCAGCAGCAGAAGTAGATTATCACGGTTATTTCCGTGCTGGCTTCGGTGCAAACGCTGATGGTGGTTCTCAATACTGTTACGGTAACGGTGGTCCAACTACATTTGGTCACGCAGTAGGTCGTCTAGGTGACGAATGTGATGTTTACGGTGAGCTAGCGCTGAACGTAAACAAAGTATGGGAAGCTCAAGATGGCGGCGCATTCAACCTGCACACTCTTCTAGCTTTTGGTAGCTATGAGAACGGTGGTCTAGATTACCGTGGTAACTCATTCCAAAGCATTGGTACAGATCCAACGGACCCGTGGAACGGTCAACGCGCTTCTTTCCGTGAAGCGTGGGCAGATTACAGCATGGCAAACGGCATGAAGCTATGGGCTGGTAACCGTTACTATGGTCGTAAAGACATCCATATCCTAGACATGTACTACGTGAACAACTCTGGTAACGGTGTTGGTATTGAGAATATTGACCTTGGTTTCGCTAAGTTCCACGCTGCGGCAGTTCAGCACAAATGGAAAGCGCCAGTAATCGATGCAGATGGTACACCATTAGAAGATACTCAAGTTTACTCTACAGCTAACACTTTCGACCTGCGTTTGACTGGTATTGAAACAAACGAAGGCGGTAGCATGGAGTTCATCCTTCTTGGTGCACAACCTTCACACACAGATGCTCAAGAAGCGAACGAGAACAACCCAGACGGCAACTTTGGTGATTACGGCCTAGACAAGTTTGGTGTATCGTTCACAGCAGAGCATACTCAAGGCCACAGCCTTGGTTTCAACAAAGCAGCTATTCAAATCTCTACTGAAGGTTACGCATGGGCTGGTTTCGTAGGCAACCACCTAGGCGATTCTTACAACATGGAAACTGGTCAAGAAGGCCGTAAGTCTTACCGCTTTATTGACTGGGGTGTTGTAGAAGGTGAGAAGTGGAACCTAGGCTACTCATTCGTATACGCTCAGCTAGATAAAGGTACTGATGGCGAAGACGCTAAAGCAATGAGTATCGTTGCACGTCCAGGTTATAAATGGTCTGAGACTATGAGTACTATTCTTGAGGTAGGTTACTTCCAACAAGACTTCGGTTCGGATTGGGGTGCTGAAAAAGAAGACCTAAGCAAGATCACTATCGCTCAACAATGGCAAGCTGGTGACAACTTCTGGGCACGTCCAGCAATCCGTATCTTTGCAAGTAAGTACCAGGGTGACCTAGCAGTTGAGAAAAATGACCTAATGTTTGGTGCTCAAGTTGAAGCATGGTGGTAA
- a CDS encoding MalM family protein: MKRMLISSLGLMALLGCSSATDVSNQVSSVELATISATSSVQWNNVSVPSAFTFEFNDLSQQLNNAEIDSRVAGFSFKPEAQTINIAITAPMKNKNVFAPSLALYDQDFKLLKVYSSSAFKYDRNDFIKGEVLFGEVSVTLPLSTTRVNAVIFTTDEDIAKTTTVIHPAKAMAIAKRNEPPLIADPVVSHSDSGFVNVKLSVPSSFSLLPSSNKAPATPAEAIDPQLNGTVAAASATAVAASTSKSEVTAQPETQNYYISSIEAAVKADDIPKALALLEEAKALNVEGAQDAFVKAINAK, encoded by the coding sequence ATGAAACGGATGTTAATTTCTTCTCTTGGATTGATGGCGCTATTGGGATGCTCAAGCGCTACAGATGTATCTAACCAAGTGAGCTCTGTCGAATTGGCGACAATTTCTGCTACGAGCTCAGTACAGTGGAATAATGTATCTGTTCCATCAGCCTTTACTTTTGAATTCAATGACCTTTCTCAGCAACTTAATAATGCTGAAATAGATAGCCGTGTCGCTGGATTCTCTTTCAAACCTGAAGCGCAAACGATCAATATCGCTATTACTGCGCCGATGAAAAACAAAAACGTATTTGCACCAAGCTTGGCGCTGTACGATCAAGATTTTAAGTTATTAAAGGTATATAGCTCTTCTGCCTTTAAGTACGACAGAAATGATTTTATTAAAGGGGAAGTCCTGTTTGGCGAAGTGTCGGTAACACTACCGCTTTCAACGACTCGTGTTAATGCCGTTATTTTCACAACTGATGAAGATATTGCAAAGACGACAACAGTGATTCACCCAGCTAAAGCTATGGCAATAGCTAAACGTAATGAACCACCTTTGATAGCAGACCCTGTGGTTAGCCATAGCGATAGTGGTTTTGTTAATGTGAAGCTGTCTGTTCCTAGTAGTTTCTCGTTGTTGCCAAGTTCAAACAAAGCGCCAGCGACGCCAGCAGAAGCTATTGATCCTCAACTGAATGGAACAGTCGCTGCAGCTTCTGCAACCGCTGTTGCAGCATCAACATCAAAGAGTGAAGTTACCGCTCAACCAGAAACCCAGAATTACTACATCAGTTCCATTGAAGCTGCGGTGAAAGCAGACGATATTCCAAAGGCTCTAGCTTTACTAGAAGAGGCGAAAGCACTGAATGTAGAGGGTGCTCAAGATGCATTTGTTAAGGCTATAAATGCCAAATAA
- the lamB gene encoding maltoporin LamB: MNKLYLVAAAVSTALVAAPSFAVDYFGYFRAGTALSSNGTGDANYEKQKVGRLGNENDNYSEFGFGKDLKTDDQTWRVESMIASGNSGTNGWQDGDFNVAQYNVQATGIFSSDKEATVWAGKRYYQRRDVHITDFYFLNTSGTGGGIENISVGNQKLSVALIEDSSTKQKTLDGKQWVQNPGTNPGDAGSWVEQDKYKEDEVKGYIADVRLANIGLWEDATLEVAGAYNFSTGTASGNKDVQADDGALVTAILHQNMSSGFNQTVVQYGNSSYGAQMADLGNGGNFDRRDDANNDAQGVRLLNWGVISLGDKWEMGHQFLAARSTDAAISATKRAKTDHDLISAVIRPMYQWTDTVRTVFEAGSYIENYSNYGNKKGSKLTVAQAFSMGEGFFARPEIRVYGTYLNDRSDSAQLADKSKKNEFLVGVQVEAWF; this comes from the coding sequence ATGAACAAACTATATCTAGTTGCAGCGGCAGTATCGACTGCACTAGTTGCAGCCCCTTCTTTTGCTGTTGATTACTTTGGCTACTTTCGAGCGGGTACTGCGCTTAGCTCGAATGGCACGGGTGATGCGAACTACGAGAAACAAAAAGTAGGTCGTTTAGGTAACGAAAACGACAACTACTCGGAGTTTGGTTTTGGTAAAGACCTGAAAACAGATGACCAAACTTGGCGCGTAGAATCCATGATTGCGTCTGGCAACAGTGGAACCAATGGTTGGCAAGACGGTGACTTTAACGTCGCTCAGTACAACGTTCAAGCGACGGGTATATTTAGCTCTGACAAAGAAGCGACCGTTTGGGCCGGTAAGCGCTACTACCAACGTCGTGATGTCCATATTACGGATTTCTACTTCTTGAACACGTCGGGTACCGGTGGTGGTATCGAGAACATTTCAGTCGGTAACCAAAAGCTGTCTGTGGCGTTGATCGAAGATAGCAGCACTAAGCAAAAGACGCTTGATGGTAAGCAGTGGGTGCAGAATCCTGGTACCAACCCTGGTGACGCTGGTAGCTGGGTAGAGCAAGACAAATACAAAGAAGATGAAGTAAAAGGCTACATTGCTGATGTGCGTCTAGCGAACATCGGCCTGTGGGAAGACGCAACGCTTGAAGTGGCAGGTGCGTACAACTTCTCGACAGGTACTGCTTCTGGCAACAAAGACGTTCAAGCTGATGACGGCGCTTTGGTGACTGCGATCCTACATCAAAACATGAGCAGCGGTTTCAACCAAACGGTAGTTCAGTACGGTAACAGCTCATACGGTGCACAAATGGCGGATCTGGGCAACGGTGGTAACTTCGATCGTCGTGATGATGCGAATAACGACGCTCAAGGTGTTCGTCTGTTGAACTGGGGTGTGATCAGCCTGGGTGATAAGTGGGAAATGGGGCACCAGTTCCTTGCGGCTCGCTCTACCGATGCAGCTATCTCGGCAACCAAACGTGCTAAAACCGATCACGATCTGATCTCTGCGGTTATTCGCCCAATGTACCAGTGGACAGACACCGTCCGCACTGTGTTTGAAGCGGGTTCGTACATTGAGAACTACAGCAACTATGGTAACAAAAAGGGCAGCAAGCTCACTGTGGCTCAAGCGTTTTCTATGGGGGAAGGCTTCTTTGCTCGTCCGGAGATCCGTGTTTACGGCACTTACCTTAACGATCGTTCAGACAGCGCCCAGTTAGCGGATAAATCAAAGAAAAATGAGTTCCTCGTTGGCGTTCAAGTGGAAGCTTGGTTCTAA
- a CDS encoding MalM family protein: MKLSITLISSCLLLAGCQSAGVVEQTSLPTQAKINSVSQLNVLPLKAPSEQTFSIAEDSQRYIIDGVESPVVVASLPLSSGALDITVTSLIASSAFAPYIAIIRKDGSVIEQYELEEFNYLPARFHLGNRLELTFTFMPPSNSSDLMLVVYTKPKALKKSVSVIHPAKLDAEARGNYLPEVKDIEVPFVESGKVVIAIASGEQQQSNVSRTPSVAVTKESSAFYHDAITKAVLDNELKKAVSLLEEAESLGVEGARETFNNAVNSTASR; encoded by the coding sequence ATGAAACTATCAATCACCCTCATTAGTAGCTGTTTGCTTTTAGCGGGCTGTCAGAGTGCAGGCGTTGTGGAGCAGACGTCACTACCGACTCAGGCTAAGATAAACAGTGTCTCACAACTGAATGTATTGCCTTTAAAGGCACCAAGTGAGCAGACCTTTTCCATAGCTGAAGACAGTCAACGCTACATCATTGATGGCGTAGAGAGTCCGGTTGTGGTTGCTTCCTTGCCACTATCCTCAGGCGCTTTAGACATTACAGTGACAAGCTTGATAGCTTCGTCAGCCTTTGCGCCTTACATCGCCATTATTCGTAAGGATGGCAGTGTCATTGAGCAATATGAACTAGAAGAGTTCAACTATTTACCCGCTCGCTTCCATCTTGGAAACCGTCTAGAACTCACGTTTACGTTTATGCCGCCAAGTAACAGTTCAGATCTCATGCTCGTGGTTTACACTAAGCCTAAAGCGTTGAAGAAGTCTGTGAGTGTCATCCATCCAGCAAAGCTAGATGCTGAAGCTCGCGGGAACTACTTGCCCGAGGTCAAAGACATCGAAGTACCGTTCGTAGAATCGGGGAAAGTAGTTATCGCAATAGCAAGCGGTGAACAACAGCAATCAAACGTATCGCGAACCCCATCGGTCGCCGTAACAAAAGAGTCGAGCGCTTTCTATCATGATGCGATTACAAAAGCCGTTCTTGATAATGAGTTAAAAAAAGCGGTGAGCTTACTTGAGGAGGCGGAATCGCTCGGTGTGGAAGGGGCAAGAGAAACCTTCAATAACGCGGTGAATTCGACTGCATCGCGTTAA
- a CDS encoding tetratricopeptide repeat protein, producing MSTLAIAIGATSLSLVLVFVWMFSLSLRKKRMEEERVAREAAYRRAMEKARQQERQDRIFKAETGHVPTILYLAKEAERNKPNEALYWYHKGALLDNITAMYGIVRLSDKKREDLVLREQANYWRLCIAGAEGDIHAKFEAAKALIYGKGVERNIPQGVAKVQEVAEEGNLEGILFMGDWNISPDNPTPSPKQSTEWFEIAADKQSEEGMTKLGLNYLNGVGVEQDIQRACYWLERAAEKGNVEAMYFAGEAWREVKPNGASIAYIWLFMSAYMGYEPAKSARDTVGSTLGVDSVVGLQSLAKPVLKKLQFGPVVKHSLIRALNKLYKRELPLFGLTVDKAESKEEVEQPIPSNEVSEQELPLPDTDDSSAQYSYSSYGTNYTA from the coding sequence ATGTCGACATTAGCCATTGCCATCGGCGCCACCAGTTTGTCACTTGTACTGGTGTTCGTCTGGATGTTCTCACTCTCTCTACGCAAAAAGCGTATGGAGGAGGAGCGCGTCGCTAGAGAAGCTGCCTATCGAAGAGCAATGGAAAAAGCTCGCCAGCAGGAAAGGCAAGATCGAATCTTTAAAGCAGAGACCGGTCATGTTCCTACCATCTTATATCTCGCCAAAGAAGCTGAGCGAAATAAACCTAACGAAGCGCTGTATTGGTATCACAAAGGCGCGTTGCTCGACAACATTACCGCTATGTACGGTATTGTTCGATTAAGTGATAAAAAGCGCGAAGATTTAGTATTGCGGGAGCAAGCTAATTACTGGCGCTTGTGCATTGCTGGGGCAGAGGGCGATATCCATGCTAAGTTTGAAGCTGCGAAAGCGCTCATCTATGGCAAGGGTGTTGAGCGAAATATTCCGCAAGGTGTTGCCAAGGTTCAAGAGGTAGCGGAAGAGGGCAACCTCGAAGGGATTTTGTTCATGGGAGATTGGAACATCTCACCAGACAACCCAACGCCGTCACCAAAACAATCGACAGAATGGTTTGAGATCGCTGCTGACAAACAAAGTGAAGAAGGGATGACTAAGCTCGGTCTTAACTACTTAAACGGTGTCGGAGTAGAGCAAGACATTCAACGTGCCTGTTATTGGTTGGAGCGAGCCGCGGAGAAAGGCAATGTTGAGGCCATGTACTTTGCGGGTGAAGCGTGGCGTGAAGTGAAGCCTAATGGCGCGTCTATCGCCTATATTTGGTTGTTCATGTCCGCGTATATGGGGTATGAACCTGCCAAATCGGCTCGCGATACCGTGGGAAGCACATTAGGCGTGGACTCGGTTGTTGGTCTTCAATCACTAGCAAAACCAGTATTAAAGAAGCTCCAATTTGGACCCGTTGTAAAACACTCGCTTATCCGTGCCCTCAACAAGCTCTATAAACGTGAACTGCCTCTGTTTGGTTTAACTGTAGACAAAGCGGAAAGCAAAGAAGAAGTAGAGCAACCAATCCCATCTAATGAAGTGTCAGAGCAGGAGCTGCCACTACCGGATACTGATGACAGCTCCGCTCAGTATTCGTATTCCAGCTACGGAACCAACTACACCGCATAA
- a CDS encoding oligogalacturonate-specific porin KdgM family protein, with the protein MKSFKMTLAAALVAAVALPASANYVDVRGAYNTEAKTYESRVRAGMGFAEDWEIHLEGTQGHGDKAFSQNQHTVAAFETELNYNYAINDNVTLTPGFVYWNGTNHSEYRPYLKATYATGNFYTAARYRYQAATNAADGSNVNNTNQVDAWVGYNVADFNLEYNPAYISQKDGGKINSDLSRADSKWEHTFQVKYTGFDTWAPYLDYQILDKTYVNQNSEVKTENRVRVGVTFNF; encoded by the coding sequence ATGAAATCTTTTAAAATGACATTGGCGGCTGCTCTTGTTGCTGCAGTAGCACTTCCAGCAAGCGCAAACTACGTTGACGTTCGTGGCGCATACAACACAGAAGCAAAAACTTACGAGAGCCGTGTTCGCGCGGGTATGGGTTTTGCTGAAGATTGGGAAATTCACCTAGAAGGTACTCAAGGTCACGGCGACAAAGCGTTCAGCCAAAACCAGCACACAGTAGCTGCGTTCGAGACTGAGCTTAACTACAACTACGCGATCAACGACAACGTAACGCTAACTCCAGGTTTCGTATACTGGAATGGTACTAACCACTCTGAGTACCGTCCATACCTAAAAGCAACGTACGCGACTGGCAACTTCTATACAGCTGCTCGTTACCGTTACCAAGCTGCAACTAACGCAGCAGACGGTTCTAACGTGAACAACACTAACCAAGTTGACGCTTGGGTTGGTTACAACGTTGCAGACTTCAACCTAGAATATAACCCAGCTTATATCTCGCAAAAAGACGGTGGTAAGATCAACAGCGATCTATCTCGTGCTGACAGCAAGTGGGAACACACGTTCCAAGTGAAATACACTGGCTTTGACACGTGGGCACCTTACCTAGATTACCAAATTCTAGATAAGACTTACGTTAACCAAAACTCTGAAGTTAAAACTGAAAACCGTGTTCGTGTGGGTGTAACGTTCAACTTCTAA
- a CDS encoding 3-oxoacid CoA-transferase subunit B: MTTQLDKHTIRRRIAWRVAQEMRDGDIVNLGIGLPTLVANEVDKEVEILMQAENGLLGIDNLATEENADPDLVNAGAQPITAIEGSCYFDSAASFAIIRGGHVDSTVLGALQVDEQGNLANWIIPGKMVPGMGGAMDLVVGAKKVIVAMEHTVKGKPKLLRQCSLPLTAVNQVDLIVTEMGVIEITSKGMLLTELAPEFTVEDVQAATEAKLFVSDNLKPMALPV, from the coding sequence ATGACGACTCAATTGGATAAACACACTATCCGTCGCCGCATCGCGTGGCGTGTGGCTCAAGAAATGCGTGACGGCGATATCGTCAATCTTGGCATTGGCCTTCCTACACTTGTTGCCAATGAGGTGGACAAAGAGGTCGAGATCTTAATGCAGGCAGAGAACGGCCTACTCGGCATAGACAACTTGGCGACCGAGGAAAATGCAGATCCCGATCTCGTTAACGCGGGCGCACAGCCCATTACCGCAATCGAAGGCAGTTGCTATTTCGATAGTGCGGCATCTTTTGCCATCATTCGTGGCGGTCATGTAGACTCAACCGTGCTTGGCGCGCTGCAAGTTGATGAACAAGGCAATCTCGCTAACTGGATCATCCCGGGGAAAATGGTCCCTGGCATGGGCGGCGCGATGGATCTCGTGGTAGGAGCCAAAAAGGTCATTGTAGCAATGGAACACACAGTGAAAGGCAAACCTAAACTTTTACGTCAATGCTCACTGCCACTGACTGCGGTTAATCAAGTTGACCTTATTGTCACTGAGATGGGCGTTATCGAGATTACATCGAAAGGTATGTTGCTGACAGAGCTTGCGCCAGAGTTTACTGTCGAAGACGTGCAAGCAGCGACGGAAGCCAAGTTATTTGTAAGCGATAATCTAAAACCAATGGCTCTTCCTGTTTAA